A single Lactuca sativa cultivar Salinas chromosome 8, Lsat_Salinas_v11, whole genome shotgun sequence DNA region contains:
- the LOC128127922 gene encoding senescence-specific cysteine protease SAG39-like has product MTSTNQTALSFLVLIFFSATLLSHTTSRLLPETSSYESHEQWMARYGRVYKDADEKEQRSKIFQENVRYIESSNSVMNKAYKLAVNEFADLTNQEFTSTRNRFKAHECSPSTSAFRYENVTAVPSSMDWRKKGAVTPVKDQGQCGCCWAFSAVAAMEGITQLKTGKLVSLSEQELVDCDTSGQDQGCEGGLMDDAFDFILNNKGLTTESNYPYKGVDGTCNSNEESNHAAAITGHEDVPANSESALLKAVASQPISVAIDASGSDFQFYSSGVFTGECGTELDHGVTAVGYGASADGTKYWLVKNSWGTGWGQEGYIMMQRDVDAQEGLCGIAMMASYPTA; this is encoded by the exons ATGACATCAACAAACCAGACAGCCCTGAGTTTTTTGGTATTAATCTTCTTCTCTGCTACTTTGCTTTCACACACTACATCTAGGCTGCTCCCTGAAACTTCCAGCTATGAGAGCCACGAACAATGGATGGCTCGTTATGGACGCGTGTACAAGGATGCTGATGAGAAAGAACAACGTTCAAAGATTTTTCAAGAGAATGTTCGGTACATAGAGTCATCCAACAGTGTCATGAACAAAGCTTACAAACTAGCAGTCAATGAGTTTGCAGACCTTACAAACCAAGAGTTCACGAGCACAAGGAACCGATTCAAGGCACACGAATGTTCCCCATCGACCTCTGCTTTCAGGTATGAAAATGTGACAGCAGTTCCATCATCAATGGACTGGAGAAAGAAAGGAGCAGTAACACCTGTTAAAgaccaaggccaatgtg GGTGTTGCTGGGCGTTTTCAGCTGTGGCAGCTATGGAAGGAATAACCCAACTGAAAACAGGTAAATTGGTGTCTCTATCCGAACAAGAGCTCGTGGACTGCGACACCAGTGGTCAGGATCAGGGATGTGAGGGCGGTCTTATGGACGACGCCTTTGATTTCATCCTAAACAATAAAGGCCTTACTACAGAGAGCAACTACCCGTACAAAGGAGTCGATGGCACCTGCAACAGCAACGAGGAATCTAACCATGCTGCAGCGATTACGGGTCATGAAGATGTTCCTGCTAATAGTGAAAGTGCACTTTTGAAAGCTGTAGCTAGTCAGCCTATTTCTGTGGCCATTGATGCTAGTGGGTCCGACTTCCAATTCTACTCTAGCGGGGTGTTTACGGGAGAATGTGGTACTGAACTAGACCATGGTGTTACTGCGGTTGGTTATGGAGCGAGTGCAGACGGAACTAAATATTGGCTGGTGAAGAACTCTTGGGGAACAGGTTGGGGTCAAGAGGGGTACATAATGATGCAAAGAGATGTTGATGCGCAAGAAGGCCTTTGTGGCATTGCCATGATGGCTTCCTACCCGACTGCATAA
- the LOC128127899 gene encoding senescence-specific cysteine protease SAG39-like, whose amino-acid sequence MARYGRVYKDADEKEQRSKIFQENVRYIESSNSVMNKAYKLAVNEFADLTNQEFTSTRNRFKAHECSPSTSAFRYENVTAVPSSMDWRKKGAVTPVKDQGQCGCCWAFSAVAAMEGITQLKTGKLVSLSEQELVDCDTSGQDQGCEGGLMDDAFDFILNNKGLTTESNYPYKGIDGTCNSNEESNHAAAITGHEDVPANSESALLKAVASQPISVAIDASGSDFQFYSSGVFTGECGTELDHGVTAVGYGASADGTKYWLVKNSWGTGWGQEGYIMMQRDVDAQKVLCGIAMMASYPTA is encoded by the exons ATGGCTCGTTATGGACGCGTGTACAAGGATGCTGATGAGAAAGAACAACGTTCAAAGATTTTTCAAGAGAATGTTCGGTACATAGAGTCATCCAACAGTGTCATGAACAAAGCTTACAAACTAGCAGTCAATGAGTTTGCAGACCTTACAAACCAAGAGTTCACGAGCACAAGGAACCGATTCAAGGCACACGAATGTTCCCCATCGACCTCTGCTTTCAGGTATGAAAATGTGACAGCAGTTCCATCATCAATGGACTGGAGAAAGAAAGGAGCAGTAACACCTGTTAAAgaccaaggccaatgtg GGTGTTGCTGGGCGTTTTCAGCTGTGGCAGCTATGGAAGGAATAACCCAACTGAAAACAGGTAAATTGGTGTCTCTATCCGAACAAGAGCTCGTGGACTGCGACACCAGTGGTCAGGATCAGGGATGTGAGGGCGGTCTTATGGACGACGCCTTTGATTTCATCCTAAACAATAAAGGCCTTACTACAGAGAGCAACTACCCGTACAAAGGAATCGATGGCACCTGCAACAGCAACGAGGAATCTAACCATGCTGCAGCGATTACGGGTCATGAAGATGTTCCTGCTAATAGTGAAAGTGCACTTTTGAAAGCTGTCGCTAGTCAGCCTATTTCTGTGGCCATTGATGCTAGTGGGTCCGACTTCCAATTCTACTCTAGCGGGGTGTTTACGGGAGAATGTGGTACTGAACTAGACCATGGTGTTACTGCGGTTGGTTATGGAGCGAGTGCAGATGGAACTAAATATTGGCTGGTGAAGAACTCTTGGGGAACAGGTTGGGGTCAAGAGGGGTACATAATGATGCAAAGAGATGTTGATGCGCAAAAAGTCCTTTGTGGCATTGCCATGATGGCTTCCTACCCGACTGCATAA